ATCAGCCAGGGGTCGATCCCGACCGTGACGAGCCTGCCCTTCGCAAGGACGGCGCGCACGCCGGGCTCCCGATGATTCCTGCGCAACTCGACGTACTCCGAAGCATTCTCTCTGGTGGCGCCTGCCACGCTAACCCCGCTGCGCACGCCCTGAGCAGGGCGTCGCCCCGAGTTCACGACATGTTCGCCCGGCCGCAGACGTGTTCCGCGCCTCCCTGGTCCGGGGTAAGCTGTCCCGGCTAATCCCTTTACACCATAAATAGTCAGCCGACGATGGAAGGGTTCCGTGCTCTCCAGCCACCAGGCCAGCACCGTCCAGACTCGTGATCACACCGCCGCCGACAGCCACGACAGCATCCAGGTCCGCGGCGCCAGGGAGAACAACCTCAAGGGCGTCTCCCTCGACATCCCCAAGCGGCGCCTCACCGTGTTCACCGGGGTGTCGGGCTCCGGCAAGTCCTCGCTCGTCTTCGACACGATCGCCGCGGAGTCGCGGCGGCTGATCGACGAGACCTACACGGCGTTCGTCCAGGCGTTCATGCCGAGCCTGTCCCGTCCCGACGTGGACGCGCTGCACAACCTGAGCGCGGCGATCATCGTGGACCAGGAGCGGATGGGCGCCAACGCCCGCTCCACCGTGGGCACCGCCACCGACGCCCACACCATGCTGCGGATCATCTTCAGCCGCCTCGCCGAGCCGCACGTCGGCTCCGCCTCCGCCTTCAGCTTCAACATGGCCGAGGGCATGTGCCCCGAGTGCGAGGGGCTCGGCAAGGCGACCGAGATCGACGTGGACGAGGTCGTCGACAGGGAGCTGTCGCTGAACGAGGGCGCGATCAAGGCCCCCGGGTACGCGGTGGACAGCTGGCCCTGGCAGATCGTGGCCGGCTCCGGCCTGTTCGACCCGGACGTCAAGCTGCGGGACTTCACCGAGCAGCAGTGGGCGGACCTGCTGCACAAGCCGGCCACCAAGTTCAAGTACGGCAACAACAACTTCACCTACGAGGGCCTGCTCGTCCGGGTCAGGCGCGGCTACCTGGGCAAGGACAGGGAGTCGATGCAGCCGGGCGCGCGGGCGTTCGCCGACCGGGCGATCAGGCTGGCCCCGTGCCCGGCCTGCGGCGGCGCCCGGCTCAACGAGGCCGCCCTCGCTGCGAAGATCGACGGCAGGAACATCGCCGACTGCTCGGCCATGCAGGTCAACGACCTGGCCGACTTCATCCGCGGCATCGACGACCCCCGGATCGGGCCGGTGCTGGAGAGCCTGCGCTCCACGCTCGACTCGCTGGTCGAGATCGGGCTCGGCTATCTCAGCCTCGACCGCGAGTCCGCCACCCTGTCGGGCGGCGAGGCCCAGCGCGTCAAGATGGTGCGCCACCTCAACTCCAGCCTCACCGACGTCACCTACGTCTTCGACGAGCCCACCGCCGGCCTGCACCCGCACGACATCCAGCGGATGAACCGCCTGCTGCTGGCGCTGTGCGACAAGGGCAACACGGTGCTCGTGGTCGAGCACAAGCCGGAGACCATCGCCATCGCCGACCACGTGGTGGACCTCGGCCCCGGCGCGGGCACGGCGGGCGGCCAGATCTGCTACTCGGGCAACCTGTCGGGGCTGCGCGCCTCCGGCACGCTGACCGGCCGCTACCTCGACCACCGCGTACGCCTGCGCGAGAGCTTCCGCCGGCCCGCCGGGCAGCTCCCGATCAGGAACGCGACCCTGCACAACCTGCGCGACGTCAGCGTGGACATCCCGCTCGGCGTGCTCACCGTGGTCACCGGCGTGGCGGGCTCCGGCAAGAGCTCCCTCATCCACGGCCACGTGGCGGGCCGCGACGGCGTGGTGGTGGCCGACCAGTCGCCCATCCGCGGCTCACGCAGGAGCAACCCGGCCACCTACACCGGCGTGCTCGACCCCATCCGCACCGCCTTCGCCAAGGCCAACGGGGTCAAGGCGGGCCTGTTCAGCGCCAACTCGGAAGGGGCCTGCCCGGCCTGCAAGGGCATCGGCCTCATCTACACCGACCTGGCGATGATGGCCGAGGTGGCGTCGGTGTGCGAGACGTGCGAGGGCAAGCGGTTCACGGCGGAGGTGCTGACGTACCGGCTGCGCGGCAAGAACATCAGCGAGGTGCTGGAGATGCCGATCTCCGAGGCCCGCGACTTCTTCCCCACCGGCCAGGCCGGCACCATCCTCGACCGCCTCGTCTCCGTCGGCCTCGGCTACCTGGGCCTCGGCCAGCCGCTGACCACCCTGTCGGGCGGCGAGCGGCAGCGGCTCAAGCTGGCGATCAACATGGCCAGGAACGGCACCACGTACGTGCTGGACGAGCCCACGACGGGCCTGCACCTCGCGGACGTGGACCAGCTCCTGTCCCTGCTCGACCGCCTGGTGGACGACGGCAACACGGTCATCGTCATCGAGCACCACCAGGCCGTCATGGCCCACGCCGACTGGATCATCGACCTCGGCCCCGGCGCGGGGCACGACGGCGGCCAGGTCGTCTTCTCCGGCACCCCGGCGGACCTGGTGGCCAACGGCAGCTCGCTGACGGCCATCCACCTGCGCGACTACGTCAACCGCCCCTGACCACGCCGCCCTCTCCTACCCGCCCTCTCCTGCCCGCCCTCAGGTCATCAGGGCGGGAGGGGGCGGCGCTCAGACGGCCAGCCGGGCCAGCACCCGGGCGAAGTCCGGCGGCGGTGCCACGACGAGCCTGGTCTGCCCGTCCCTGGTCACGATGTCGGCCCTGATCAGCGTCAGCCGCTCCCCGTTCCACCAGTGCACCTGCGGGCTGAGCCCGTCCGTGCGGGCGGCGTGCACCCGCAGCCGCTCGATGGCCCGCACCACCCCGATCCCGTCCACCGGATGCAGCAGCAGCGTGTACGGATCGGGCAGCACCACCAGCACCCCGTCGGCCGGCACCGGCAGGTAGTCGGGCAGCCAGCGC
The nucleotide sequence above comes from Nonomuraea gerenzanensis. Encoded proteins:
- a CDS encoding ATP-binding cassette domain-containing protein yields the protein MLRIIFSRLAEPHVGSASAFSFNMAEGMCPECEGLGKATEIDVDEVVDRELSLNEGAIKAPGYAVDSWPWQIVAGSGLFDPDVKLRDFTEQQWADLLHKPATKFKYGNNNFTYEGLLVRVRRGYLGKDRESMQPGARAFADRAIRLAPCPACGGARLNEAALAAKIDGRNIADCSAMQVNDLADFIRGIDDPRIGPVLESLRSTLDSLVEIGLGYLSLDRESATLSGGEAQRVKMVRHLNSSLTDVTYVFDEPTAGLHPHDIQRMNRLLLALCDKGNTVLVVEHKPETIAIADHVVDLGPGAGTAGGQICYSGNLSGLRASGTLTGRYLDHRVRLRESFRRPAGQLPIRNATLHNLRDVSVDIPLGVLTVVTGVAGSGKSSLIHGHVAGRDGVVVADQSPIRGSRRSNPATYTGVLDPIRTAFAKANGVKAGLFSANSEGACPACKGIGLIYTDLAMMAEVASVCETCEGKRFTAEVLTYRLRGKNISEVLEMPISEARDFFPTGQAGTILDRLVSVGLGYLGLGQPLTTLSGGERQRLKLAINMARNGTTYVLDEPTTGLHLADVDQLLSLLDRLVDDGNTVIVIEHHQAVMAHADWIIDLGPGAGHDGGQVVFSGTPADLVANGSSLTAIHLRDYVNRP